A genomic window from Halogeometricum borinquense DSM 11551 includes:
- a CDS encoding ABC transporter ATP-binding protein produces MATLEIKNLHAEVAEEDGEQILRGVDLEVKSGEIHALMGPNGSGKSTTAKVIAGHPAYEVTDGEILLHLEDDEFGDDFEIPEDKRTWNLLDLEPNERAALGIFLGFQYPAEIEGVTMTNFLRTALNAKIEEREELFEDEDEADDAEEEDDSGYETSPMEGPADEGEVGVAEFQKLLKEKMEQLDMDEKFMQRYLNAGFSGGEKKQNEVLQAAILEPSIAVLDEIDSGLDIDRLQDVSKGINALRDEQGTGVLQITHYQRILEYVEPDHVHIMLDGKVVKSGDASLAETLEDKGYDWVREEVYGAA; encoded by the coding sequence ATGGCTACACTCGAAATTAAGAACCTCCACGCGGAAGTTGCGGAGGAAGACGGCGAACAGATTCTTCGTGGCGTCGACTTGGAAGTCAAATCTGGCGAGATTCACGCGCTGATGGGTCCCAACGGCTCCGGTAAGTCGACGACGGCGAAGGTCATCGCCGGCCACCCTGCGTACGAAGTAACCGACGGAGAAATTCTTCTTCACCTCGAAGACGACGAGTTCGGTGACGACTTCGAGATTCCGGAGGACAAACGTACGTGGAACCTTCTCGACTTAGAGCCGAACGAGCGCGCGGCGCTCGGCATCTTCCTCGGCTTCCAGTACCCCGCCGAGATCGAGGGTGTGACGATGACGAACTTCCTCCGTACGGCGCTCAACGCCAAGATCGAAGAGCGCGAGGAACTCTTCGAAGACGAGGACGAGGCCGACGACGCCGAGGAAGAGGACGACTCGGGCTACGAGACGTCCCCGATGGAAGGCCCCGCCGACGAAGGCGAAGTCGGCGTCGCCGAGTTCCAGAAGCTCCTCAAAGAAAAGATGGAGCAGTTGGACATGGACGAGAAGTTCATGCAGCGCTACCTCAACGCCGGCTTCTCCGGCGGTGAGAAAAAGCAGAACGAGGTGCTGCAGGCCGCTATCCTCGAACCGTCTATCGCGGTCCTCGACGAAATCGACTCCGGTCTGGACATCGACCGTCTGCAGGACGTCTCGAAAGGAATCAACGCCCTCCGCGACGAGCAGGGCACGGGCGTTCTCCAGATTACCCACTACCAGCGTATCCTCGAATACGTCGAACCTGACCATGTCCACATCATGCTTGACGGGAAGGTCGTCAAGAGCGGCGACGCGTCGCTCGCAGAGACGCTCGAAGACAAGGGATACGACTGGGTTCGCGAGGAAGTCTACGGGGCAGCGTAA
- a CDS encoding DNA-directed DNA polymerase: MKQAGLTDGNWGGGDDTADDTRPDAEAEHVAGNGSQHVSDVIDAEDIKFPDADGTVELAVTQVDYTIEGSGRNEYPVIHVFGRTRENKTEHVRVLGFEPYFYAPTDSLDDDLLDKDVITRTDEGYESIRGEELTKICTQTPRDVGQIRDEFEHYEADILFPNRLLIDKDIESGICVPARRLDDEEGTIQIPHDEVVPIDVDADLRVNTFDIEVDDRSGFPEEGEEPIICLTSHDSYRDEYIAWLYNAPEAGDGVESPTDLGDYEPLDEDTDIEIRSFDREGAMLDAFVTYIEETDPDVLTGWNFDDFDMPYFLDRLDVVNPTSEYDLDPDRLSRVNEVWRGGWGGPDVKGRVVFDLLYAYKRTQFTELESYRLDAVGELELDVGKERYSGSIGDLWEQEPKRLLEYNVRDVELCVEIDRKQDVIAFWDEVRTFVGCKLEDATTPGDTVDIYVLHKVHGEFALPSKGQQESEDYEGGAVFDPITGVKENVTVLDLKSLYPMCMVTINASPETKVDPESYDGDMFQAPNGTHFRKEPDGIIREMVDELLAEREEKKRLRNDHDPGTSAYEQFDRQQQAVKVIMNSLYGVLGWDRFRLYDKEMGAAVTATGREVIDFTDQTAGEMGYSVAYGDTDSVMLELGPDVSKEEAIEQSFEIEERINEAYDNFARDELGVDVDGGEEHRFQIEFEKLYRRFFQAGTKKRYAGHIVWKEGKDVDDIDITGFEYKRSDIAQITKEVQKNVIDMIVHGEDTDDIKDYVHEVITDFQEGNLPLDEVGIPGGIGKRLEAYDTATAQVRGAMYANEFLGTNFGRGSKPKRLYLSKVHPSWFRRVEDEEGFNPQRDSLYGEFKRDPDVICFEYADQVPDDFSVDWDTMLDKTLEGPIARIIEALGMSWDEVKSGQQQTGLGSFM; encoded by the coding sequence ATGAAACAGGCAGGGCTCACGGACGGCAACTGGGGTGGTGGTGACGACACCGCCGACGATACACGGCCCGATGCAGAGGCCGAACACGTCGCCGGGAACGGGAGCCAGCACGTCTCAGATGTCATCGACGCTGAGGACATCAAGTTCCCCGACGCCGACGGCACCGTCGAACTCGCGGTGACGCAGGTGGATTATACCATCGAGGGAAGCGGCCGCAACGAGTACCCAGTTATTCACGTCTTCGGGCGCACGCGCGAGAACAAGACTGAACACGTCCGCGTCCTCGGCTTCGAGCCCTATTTCTACGCCCCGACGGACTCGCTGGACGACGATCTTCTCGACAAGGATGTTATCACGCGTACCGACGAGGGCTACGAGAGTATCCGTGGCGAGGAACTCACGAAGATCTGTACGCAGACGCCCCGTGACGTGGGACAAATCCGTGACGAGTTCGAACACTACGAAGCGGACATTCTCTTCCCGAACCGTCTTCTTATCGACAAGGACATCGAGAGCGGTATCTGTGTCCCCGCGCGCCGCCTCGACGACGAAGAAGGAACGATTCAGATCCCACACGATGAAGTCGTCCCAATCGACGTGGACGCCGACCTCCGGGTGAACACGTTCGACATCGAAGTGGACGACCGGTCGGGATTCCCCGAGGAGGGTGAAGAGCCGATCATCTGTCTCACTTCTCACGACTCCTACCGCGACGAGTATATCGCGTGGCTCTACAACGCGCCGGAGGCGGGCGACGGAGTCGAGTCGCCGACGGATCTCGGTGACTACGAACCACTTGATGAGGACACCGACATCGAGATTCGCTCGTTCGACCGCGAGGGCGCGATGCTCGACGCGTTCGTGACGTACATCGAGGAGACGGACCCTGACGTACTCACCGGGTGGAACTTCGACGATTTCGACATGCCGTACTTCCTCGACCGACTGGACGTGGTGAACCCCACGTCCGAGTACGACTTGGACCCGGACCGCCTCTCGCGCGTGAATGAAGTATGGCGTGGTGGCTGGGGCGGTCCTGACGTGAAGGGACGCGTCGTCTTCGACCTCCTGTACGCCTACAAGCGCACGCAGTTTACCGAACTGGAGTCGTACCGTCTCGACGCCGTCGGTGAGCTCGAACTCGATGTCGGGAAAGAACGCTACTCGGGCAGCATCGGCGACCTGTGGGAACAGGAACCCAAGCGACTGCTTGAGTACAACGTTCGTGACGTTGAACTCTGCGTCGAAATCGACCGGAAACAGGACGTTATTGCCTTCTGGGACGAGGTACGGACGTTCGTCGGATGTAAGTTGGAGGATGCGACGACACCGGGCGACACCGTGGACATCTACGTGCTTCACAAGGTCCACGGCGAATTTGCCCTCCCCTCGAAGGGCCAACAGGAATCAGAGGACTACGAGGGTGGGGCCGTCTTCGACCCCATCACCGGTGTCAAGGAGAACGTCACCGTTCTCGACCTGAAGTCACTGTACCCGATGTGTATGGTGACGATCAACGCGTCACCGGAGACGAAAGTAGATCCCGAATCGTACGACGGCGACATGTTCCAAGCACCCAACGGGACCCACTTCCGAAAGGAGCCTGACGGCATCATCCGGGAGATGGTGGACGAACTGCTTGCGGAACGCGAGGAGAAAAAGCGACTCCGGAACGACCACGACCCCGGAACCTCGGCGTACGAACAGTTCGACCGGCAGCAACAGGCCGTGAAGGTCATCATGAACTCGCTGTACGGCGTGCTGGGATGGGACCGGTTCCGCCTCTACGACAAGGAGATGGGTGCGGCCGTCACAGCGACGGGGCGGGAGGTCATCGACTTCACCGACCAGACGGCGGGCGAGATGGGATATTCGGTCGCATATGGTGACACTGACTCCGTCATGCTCGAACTCGGCCCCGACGTGTCGAAGGAGGAAGCTATCGAACAGTCGTTCGAGATTGAGGAGCGAATCAACGAGGCGTACGACAACTTCGCCCGCGATGAACTCGGCGTGGACGTTGACGGCGGCGAGGAGCACCGATTCCAGATCGAGTTCGAGAAGCTTTACCGGCGGTTCTTCCAGGCGGGCACGAAGAAACGTTACGCCGGGCACATCGTCTGGAAGGAAGGAAAGGATGTAGACGATATCGACATCACGGGCTTCGAGTACAAACGCTCCGACATCGCCCAGATAACGAAAGAAGTCCAGAAGAACGTCATCGACATGATCGTTCACGGTGAGGACACCGACGACATCAAAGACTACGTCCACGAGGTCATCACCGACTTCCAAGAAGGGAACCTCCCTCTCGACGAAGTTGGCATTCCGGGCGGTATCGGCAAACGACTCGAAGCGTACGACACCGCCACCGCGCAGGTTCGTGGCGCGATGTACGCCAACGAATTCCTCGGGACGAACTTCGGCCGCGGGTCGAAGCCGAAGCGTCTCTACCTCTCGAAAGTCCACCCCTCGTGGTTCCGGCGGGTGGAAGACGAGGAAGGGTTTAATCCGCAACGGGACAGCTTATACGGCGAGTTCAAGCGCGACCCGGACGTCATCTGCTTCGAGTACGCAGACCAGGTCCCCGACGACTTCAGCGTCGATTGGGATACGATGCTCGACAAGACGTTAGAGGGTCCCATCGCGCGGATCATCGAAGCGCTCGGCATGTCGTGGGACGAGGTCAAATCAGGCCAACAGCAGACCGGTCTCGGCAGTTTCATGTGA
- a CDS encoding DUF7331 family protein has protein sequence MTDHANSKRTDRSPATQSGAGEVNGLDGVESYEVDGGVVFYDPQNPLAWVETTRTITLKDYV, from the coding sequence ATGACCGACCACGCAAATTCAAAGCGGACGGATCGGTCGCCTGCCACGCAGTCGGGGGCAGGCGAGGTGAACGGACTCGACGGTGTCGAGTCCTACGAGGTTGACGGTGGGGTCGTCTTCTACGACCCGCAGAATCCGCTCGCGTGGGTCGAGACAACTCGAACCATCACGCTGAAAGACTACGTCTAA
- a CDS encoding DUF7322 domain-containing protein — MPSDFDAWPDEPAEDDPEDRWGDPESDLVTVPAVGESEAEEDEEEPVEIDSELASTFWAVVVLVNVGVAGISLGAMFIYFRGNHLLGGGAAVVGALALFRAYYTYRGFRDETDSDDTDDDNHGSGDSTNRN, encoded by the coding sequence GTGCCGAGCGATTTCGACGCATGGCCCGACGAACCTGCTGAAGACGACCCCGAGGATCGGTGGGGTGATCCCGAGAGCGACTTGGTTACCGTCCCCGCAGTCGGAGAGTCCGAGGCCGAGGAAGACGAAGAGGAACCCGTCGAAATCGACAGCGAACTCGCCTCTACGTTCTGGGCCGTCGTCGTCCTCGTGAACGTCGGCGTCGCGGGTATCAGCCTCGGTGCGATGTTTATCTACTTCCGCGGAAATCACCTCCTCGGCGGCGGTGCTGCGGTCGTCGGCGCGCTCGCTCTTTTCCGCGCGTACTACACATATCGAGGATTCCGCGACGAGACTGATAGCGACGACACCGACGACGATAACCACGGCAGCGGCGACAGTACCAATCGCAACTGA
- a CDS encoding DUF7346 family protein codes for MQTVRDDDGKRYVLVKRSGESSRVRDPATGEERYLPNDAVTFEGVSPLVAAASGVSEPLRRAVTAVHDDRSLGLLVELVDRDAVSVVELLAAYDLCESDLHGLLSEFRAAGLITETTVHGERGYAATETAREAVATLRGEQE; via the coding sequence ATGCAGACGGTACGCGACGATGACGGCAAGCGCTACGTTCTCGTCAAACGCTCGGGCGAGTCCAGTCGCGTCCGCGACCCGGCAACCGGTGAGGAACGATACCTTCCGAACGACGCGGTGACGTTCGAGGGCGTCTCACCACTCGTCGCCGCCGCGTCCGGTGTCTCGGAGCCGCTCCGACGGGCTGTGACCGCTGTTCACGACGACCGCTCGCTGGGACTTCTTGTCGAACTCGTTGACCGTGACGCGGTGTCCGTCGTGGAACTGCTAGCCGCGTACGATCTCTGTGAATCCGACCTCCACGGACTCCTCTCGGAGTTCCGCGCGGCCGGCCTCATCACGGAAACGACTGTCCACGGCGAGCGGGGCTACGCCGCAACGGAAACGGCGAGAGAAGCAGTTGCCACACTACGCGGCGAACAGGAGTAG
- the rad50 gene encoding DNA double-strand break repair ATPase Rad50 yields the protein MRFDRIRLQNFKPYAETDLDLTDGVTVIHGLNGSGKSSLLEACFFALYGARALDENLEDVMTTGTEEAEIELWFTHDGGSYHIHRRLRKSGDRVQTAKCLLEGPDVSVDGARDVRGFVADLLRMDAEAFVNCAYVRQGEVNKLINATPSQRQDTIDDLLQLGKLEEYRVRAGKARLGVEDVLTERRGALSKVESQIEAKEDAGLHERLNALETELGEVDDQIERYEDQREKAVETRENAEEVLETYREKRAELDELAEDIADLRETIESDERKRETLRSEVGEARDSVEEIRDRIEKKRAETTLDEVTSDAIAARRDELDEREAEIRSDLTDVRERRTMLSNQAKKLRERAEEFESRAAEKRSRADELDDDAEDAEEELEQRSARLEELEAELESLTAEFEDAPVELGEAASHRDEVRETLTDVRAELTETNAEGENVRDRLTEARELRDEGKCPECGQPVEDSPHVDSIGEYEARIEELEATLSDLRERRETLNSRLERAESLVETENRIGELRNSRELFEQRIEDARETVEERRTEAETLREAADKLEAEADEKRTAATTQAEAAEDAAETVEGLESDLESVAEAESRLDTLSDLRSKLTETESEIERLEERRESIAELNDERRERLAEKRDRRSELADEVDESTVEEAKAKKEKAENYLEQVDEELATLREKRDSLQSDIGGVNGELEQLEALREDRDELAARVDALESLHAETEELEAMYGDLRAELRQRNVETLERMLNETFDLVYGNDAYSRIRLDGEYELTVFQKDGTALDPEQLSGGERALFNLSLRCAIYRLLAEGIEGAAPMPPLILDEPTVFLDSGHVSRLVDLVDEMRDLGVRQIIIVSHDDELVGAADELVTVEKDPTSNRSSVRQEDPEELIAAESFAGD from the coding sequence ATGCGCTTCGACCGGATTCGACTCCAGAATTTCAAGCCGTACGCGGAGACGGACCTCGATCTGACCGACGGCGTGACCGTCATCCACGGGCTGAACGGGAGTGGAAAGTCGTCATTATTGGAGGCGTGTTTCTTCGCGCTCTACGGTGCGCGCGCGTTAGACGAGAACTTAGAGGACGTGATGACCACCGGAACAGAGGAAGCCGAGATAGAACTGTGGTTCACCCACGATGGCGGGTCGTATCACATCCATCGCCGTCTCCGCAAATCTGGTGACCGTGTGCAAACAGCAAAATGCCTCCTCGAAGGGCCGGATGTGTCAGTCGATGGCGCACGCGACGTTCGCGGATTCGTTGCGGACCTCCTCCGGATGGACGCGGAGGCGTTCGTCAACTGCGCGTACGTTCGGCAGGGCGAGGTGAACAAACTCATCAACGCGACGCCCAGCCAACGGCAGGACACGATAGACGACCTGCTCCAACTCGGTAAGTTAGAGGAGTACCGCGTCCGCGCGGGAAAAGCCCGCCTCGGCGTCGAAGACGTATTGACCGAACGTCGCGGTGCCCTCTCCAAAGTCGAATCGCAGATCGAAGCGAAGGAGGACGCTGGACTCCACGAACGCCTGAACGCGCTCGAAACCGAACTCGGTGAAGTTGACGACCAGATCGAACGCTACGAAGACCAACGCGAGAAGGCGGTCGAGACGCGAGAGAATGCAGAAGAGGTCCTCGAAACGTACCGCGAGAAACGCGCGGAACTGGACGAACTCGCCGAAGATATCGCCGACCTGCGCGAGACAATCGAGTCGGACGAACGGAAACGAGAAACGCTTCGGAGTGAGGTCGGCGAGGCACGCGACAGCGTCGAGGAGATTCGAGATCGAATCGAGAAGAAACGAGCTGAGACGACGCTGGACGAGGTAACGTCCGACGCCATCGCGGCCCGGCGCGATGAACTCGACGAGCGAGAAGCGGAGATTCGGTCCGACCTCACCGACGTGCGGGAGCGGCGGACGATGCTCTCGAACCAGGCCAAGAAACTGCGCGAACGCGCCGAGGAGTTCGAGTCGCGGGCGGCCGAGAAGCGCTCCCGTGCCGACGAACTGGACGATGACGCCGAGGATGCCGAAGAAGAACTCGAACAGCGCAGCGCACGCCTCGAAGAACTCGAAGCCGAACTGGAGTCGCTAACTGCGGAGTTCGAAGACGCGCCGGTCGAACTCGGCGAAGCGGCCTCCCACCGTGACGAGGTTCGGGAGACGCTGACCGACGTGCGCGCGGAACTCACTGAGACGAACGCCGAGGGAGAGAACGTCCGCGATAGGCTCACAGAGGCCCGGGAACTGCGTGATGAAGGGAAGTGTCCCGAGTGTGGCCAACCCGTCGAAGATTCGCCGCACGTCGATTCAATCGGTGAGTACGAAGCGCGAATCGAGGAGTTAGAGGCGACGCTTTCGGACCTTCGAGAGCGACGCGAGACACTGAACTCTCGTTTAGAGCGTGCGGAGTCGCTTGTCGAGACGGAGAACCGAATCGGCGAACTCCGCAACAGCAGGGAGTTGTTCGAGCAACGGATCGAGGACGCACGCGAGACGGTGGAGGAACGCCGTACTGAGGCCGAGACGCTACGCGAAGCGGCCGACAAACTGGAGGCGGAGGCAGACGAGAAACGGACGGCTGCGACGACGCAAGCCGAGGCGGCGGAGGATGCCGCGGAGACCGTCGAAGGCCTCGAATCGGACCTCGAATCCGTCGCCGAAGCCGAGAGCCGCCTCGACACGCTCTCTGATCTACGCTCGAAACTGACCGAGACTGAATCGGAGATAGAGCGTCTCGAAGAGCGGCGCGAGAGCATCGCCGAGTTGAACGACGAGCGGCGGGAGCGACTAGCCGAGAAACGCGACCGACGCTCCGAACTCGCCGACGAGGTGGACGAATCGACCGTCGAAGAGGCGAAAGCGAAGAAAGAGAAGGCTGAGAACTACCTCGAACAGGTTGACGAGGAACTCGCTACACTCCGCGAGAAACGCGACAGTCTTCAGAGCGATATCGGCGGGGTGAACGGTGAACTCGAACAGTTAGAAGCACTCCGTGAAGACCGCGACGAACTCGCCGCGCGCGTCGATGCGCTCGAATCGCTTCACGCAGAGACCGAGGAGTTAGAGGCGATGTACGGCGATCTGCGCGCGGAACTCCGCCAGCGAAACGTCGAGACGCTCGAACGAATGCTGAACGAGACGTTCGACCTCGTGTACGGCAACGACGCCTACTCGCGTATCCGTCTCGACGGCGAATACGAACTCACGGTCTTCCAGAAGGACGGGACCGCACTCGATCCCGAGCAGTTATCCGGTGGCGAGCGGGCGCTGTTCAACCTCTCGCTTCGGTGTGCCATCTACCGGCTTCTCGCGGAGGGAATCGAAGGTGCGGCACCGATGCCACCCCTCATCCTCGACGAACCGACGGTGTTCCTCGACTCGGGGCACGTTTCGCGCCTCGTAGACCTCGTAGACGAGATGCGTGATCTCGGCGTCCGACAGATTATCATCGTGAGTCACGACGACGAACTCGTCGGTGCGGCGGACGAACTCGTGACCGTCGAAAAGGACCCGACCAGCAACCGGTCGTCGGTTCGGCAGGAAGATCCCGAGGAACTCATCGCGGCCGAATCATTCGCCGGCGACTGA
- the mre11 gene encoding DNA double-strand break repair protein Mre11: MTRVIHTGDTHIGYQQYHSPERRRDFLDAFEQVVADAIADDVDAVVHAGDLFHDRRPELRDLLGTISILRQLDDAEIPFLAVVGNHESTRGGQWLDLFENLGLAERLGDDPHVVGDTAFYGLDHVPKARRDDLAYDFEPHDAAHAALVGHGLFTPFAHADWETETVLGESNVAFDAFLIGDNHAPGTEQVDGTWVTYCGSTERASAAETEARGYNLVTFDDEVDIRRRSLDTRPFAFVSVELADDEGAERVREQVRQHDVDDAVAIVEITGEGEPVTPASIEEFLSERGALVARVTDRRSMETETEVDVSFADPDDAVRERVSDLGLSTAALDVDETVRASKTADANVREEVKTRVDSLLESDDLDAFTPADTDGTESEGKESTPSATDVTTETDATDESDDSIETAATTEANTTDEDEVAVETHGTTDTDATVGTDETTDTDTTVDTDTEDDTATDADAENGNAEPNQQFTMEDF, translated from the coding sequence ATGACTCGGGTGATACACACCGGCGACACCCACATTGGGTACCAGCAGTACCACTCGCCGGAACGGCGTCGTGACTTCCTCGACGCGTTCGAACAGGTGGTCGCAGATGCTATCGCGGACGACGTAGACGCTGTTGTCCACGCGGGCGACCTGTTCCACGACCGACGACCGGAACTCCGCGACCTCCTCGGAACGATCAGCATCCTCCGTCAGTTGGACGACGCGGAGATTCCGTTTCTCGCCGTCGTCGGGAACCACGAGTCCACGCGCGGCGGGCAGTGGCTGGACCTCTTCGAGAATCTCGGCCTCGCGGAACGTCTCGGCGACGACCCGCACGTCGTCGGCGATACGGCGTTTTACGGTCTCGATCACGTGCCGAAGGCCCGTCGGGACGACCTGGCGTACGACTTCGAACCGCACGACGCCGCCCATGCCGCACTTGTCGGTCACGGTCTATTCACGCCGTTCGCCCACGCCGATTGGGAGACAGAGACCGTTCTCGGCGAGTCGAACGTCGCATTCGACGCGTTCCTCATCGGCGACAACCACGCGCCGGGAACCGAACAAGTCGATGGGACGTGGGTGACTTACTGTGGGTCGACCGAACGCGCGAGTGCCGCCGAGACGGAGGCTCGCGGATACAATCTCGTCACGTTCGACGACGAGGTGGATATCCGTCGCCGTTCGCTGGACACGCGACCGTTCGCGTTCGTCTCCGTCGAACTCGCAGACGACGAAGGTGCCGAGCGCGTCCGCGAGCAGGTCCGACAACACGACGTTGACGATGCCGTCGCTATCGTTGAGATCACGGGCGAGGGCGAACCGGTCACCCCCGCTTCGATAGAGGAGTTCCTGAGCGAACGGGGTGCCCTCGTCGCCCGAGTCACCGACCGTCGGTCGATGGAGACGGAGACAGAGGTAGATGTCTCGTTTGCGGACCCGGACGACGCAGTACGCGAGCGAGTCTCTGATCTCGGCCTATCGACGGCGGCTCTCGACGTGGATGAGACGGTTCGAGCGAGTAAGACGGCGGACGCGAACGTCCGCGAAGAAGTGAAGACGCGCGTCGATTCGCTCCTCGAATCGGACGACCTCGATGCCTTTACCCCCGCCGATACCGACGGCACGGAGTCCGAAGGAAAGGAATCGACACCATCCGCGACAGACGTGACTACTGAGACGGACGCGACCGACGAGAGTGATGACTCCATCGAGACGGCCGCAACGACCGAGGCAAACACGACAGATGAAGACGAGGTGGCAGTCGAAACACACGGGACGACTGACACGGACGCCACAGTCGGGACGGACGAAACAACTGACACGGACACTACAGTCGATACCGACACCGAAGACGACACAGCCACCGACGCGGACGCAGAGAACGGAAACGCCGAACCGAACCAACAGTTCACGATGGAGGACTTTTAG
- a CDS encoding helix-turn-helix domain-containing protein, with protein MSTTEVVGTDEGTTDRWDPIREMPPSAKLVAKVLDYNETLTQSQLAEETLLPPRTVRYALSRLEEADAVNSRFSFSDARKRLYTLNL; from the coding sequence ATGAGCACCACCGAGGTAGTCGGTACGGACGAGGGGACGACTGACCGTTGGGACCCCATCCGAGAGATGCCACCGAGCGCGAAACTCGTCGCAAAAGTCCTCGACTACAACGAAACACTGACGCAGAGCCAGCTCGCGGAGGAGACGCTTCTTCCGCCGCGGACGGTTCGTTACGCGCTTTCCCGACTCGAAGAGGCTGACGCCGTTAACTCGCGCTTTTCCTTTTCGGACGCACGGAAACGGCTGTACACACTGAATCTTTAA
- the pan1 gene encoding proteasome-activating nucleotidase Pan1 produces MTDTVDDVDLPYDEDAASQQEKIQALQERLDILESQNEEMRDKLLDANAENNKYQQKLERLTHENKKLKQSPLFVATVQEITDEGVIIKQHGNNQEALTEVTDELREDLEPDSRVAVNNSLSIVKRLDNETDVRARVMQVEHSPDVSYADIGGLEQQMQEVRETVEMPLESPEMFDQVGIQPPSGVLLYGPPGTGKTMLAKAVANQTNASFIKMAGSELVHKFIGEGAKLVRDLFEVARENEPAVIFIDEIDAIASKRTDSKTSGDAEVQRTMMQLLSEMDGFEERGDIRIIAATNRFDMLDPAILRPGRFDRLIEVPKPDVEGREIIFQIHTRNMNVADDVDFHQLAEMADEASGADVKAICTEAGMFAIRDDRTEIYMGDFVSAWEKIQAEADDDADVSRAFA; encoded by the coding sequence ATGACCGATACTGTGGACGACGTCGACCTCCCGTACGACGAGGACGCGGCGTCGCAGCAGGAGAAAATTCAGGCACTCCAAGAGCGCCTCGATATTCTCGAATCTCAGAACGAAGAGATGCGGGATAAGTTGCTGGATGCAAACGCTGAGAACAACAAGTATCAACAGAAGCTAGAGCGACTGACTCACGAGAACAAGAAGCTCAAGCAGTCGCCACTGTTCGTCGCCACCGTCCAGGAGATAACGGACGAGGGCGTCATCATCAAACAGCACGGCAACAACCAAGAAGCACTTACGGAGGTCACTGACGAGTTGCGCGAGGACCTCGAACCGGACTCTCGCGTCGCCGTCAACAACTCTCTCTCTATCGTCAAACGTCTCGACAACGAAACCGACGTTCGGGCGCGTGTCATGCAGGTCGAGCACAGTCCGGACGTTAGTTACGCGGACATCGGTGGACTCGAACAGCAGATGCAGGAAGTCCGCGAGACCGTCGAGATGCCGCTCGAATCGCCCGAAATGTTCGATCAGGTCGGCATCCAACCGCCGTCCGGGGTCCTCCTCTACGGGCCGCCGGGGACGGGCAAGACGATGCTGGCGAAAGCTGTCGCAAACCAGACGAACGCGTCATTCATCAAGATGGCCGGGTCCGAACTCGTCCACAAGTTCATCGGCGAAGGCGCGAAACTCGTCCGCGACCTGTTCGAGGTCGCCCGCGAGAACGAACCCGCTGTCATCTTCATCGACGAAATCGACGCTATCGCCTCGAAGCGTACGGACTCGAAAACGTCCGGCGACGCCGAGGTGCAGCGGACGATGATGCAACTGCTCAGTGAGATGGACGGCTTCGAGGAACGTGGCGACATCCGCATCATCGCTGCGACGAACCGCTTCGACATGCTCGATCCCGCGATTCTTCGGCCGGGTCGGTTCGACCGTCTCATCGAGGTGCCCAAGCCCGATGTCGAGGGGCGCGAGATTATCTTCCAGATCCACACGCGCAACATGAACGTCGCCGACGACGTGGACTTCCACCAACTCGCAGAGATGGCCGACGAGGCGTCCGGTGCCGACGTGAAAGCCATCTGTACCGAGGCTGGGATGTTCGCTATCCGCGACGACCGCACAGAAATCTATATGGGCGACTTCGTCTCCGCATGGGAGAAGATTCAGGCCGAAGCGGACGACGACGCCGACGTGTCTCGCGCGTTCGCCTGA